TCAGGGTACCATCCGCTGCAAAATACGCCTCATAAATTGGCAGGAACAGCACGGTGCCGAGGCAGGCGCCTGCCATCTCGTAGCATGTAATGGTGGTGGAAGGGATTTTCTTTACAAGGTTGGCATTGATGATGGTGAAGATGGAGGCCAGGAAGGCAGAGCCCACCGCCATACTTATCCCCAGTATGCTATCAAAGCTGGTTTCGTGCTGAAAGATAATGTAAAGGCCCAGAATAATGAGCAGCGCCAGCAGAATCTCGTGCGGCTTCACCTTGCTTTTGGATACAAGCGGCTCCAGGAAAGCCGTCCAGAGGCTGGCGGTGGCCATTCCCACCAGGCAGATTGAAACCGACGATACCCGCGCCGCAGCGAAAAAGAGGATCCAGTGCGCCGCGATAATGAAGCCTACGCCCAGAATCTTCAGCGCCATGGCCCGGCCCATCCAGAACGGCGTGCCGCGCTGGTAGATGATGGCTCCCAGGGCAAGTGCTGTAATAAACGTGCGCAGCGCCACCAGTTCAACGGCGGGTATGCTGATGAGCTTGCCAAGTATGGCCGTGAAGCCCCACAGGAAAATGACGAAGTGAAGCTCCAGGTAATTCTTTAAACGTGGCATTTAACGCGGAACGTAACGGTACAACAGCAGGCCGATGCCTGTAAAAATAACACTCGGAATCCAGGCGGCTATTTGCGGGGCAATATCGCCGACCTGAGCCAGACTACGGCTCGTAATCACGAAGACAATAAATATAAAGGCGAGCAGAAATCCCAGCGCTATTTGGAAGCCCACGCCGCCACGTGCCTTTCTGGCACTCACAATCACCCCGATTATGGTAAGTATAATGATGGCAAACGGGTAGCTGAAGCGCTCATACTTCTCGATCAGGTAAATCTCAATGTCATCTGCGCCACGATCTCTCTTCTCCTGGATGTAATCGTTCAGTTGGGGGAGGGTAAGGGTTTGTTCCAGCTTGTAGGTGCTCTCAAAGTCCTTGGGCCTTAAGTTCAGGGTGGTGTCCAGGTTTTCGCCTTTGTAGATGGTTTCTTTTTCGCCGTTGAAGGTGCGCAACGTGTAGCGGTCTATGTGCCACTTTTCTTTTTCCGCGTTCCAGGAGATGCTGTTGGTCGAAAGCTTCTGCTTCAGTATGGTGCCTTCCACATTCTCCATTGCAAAGTTGTAGCCCACATGCGCATTAACGTTGTAGCTCTCCATGTACACATAGGTTTCGGGGCCTATCTTGATGTGGATGTTGCGGCTGTCGTAGGTAAAGGGGCTCTTGATGTATTTTACCTGGAACGCCACGCTTTCCTTATTGGCATTCGGAATTACCCAGCCGATCAGCACAAAAATAGTTGCTGCAATAAGTGTAGCGCCCATTATGTAAGGCACCAGCAAACGCCTGAAGCTAACCCCGCTGCTCAGGATAGCCACAATCTCGGTATGTGAGGCCAGTTTCGCCGTCACAAACACAGTGGCGATAAACACAGTGATGGGGCTGAGGGTGTTCGCCCAGAATGGGATCAGGTTAAGGTAATAATCGAAGATGATCTCCTTAATGCTCGGGTTGGTCTTGATAAAATCGTCGTTCTTCTCGGTGAAGTCAATCACCAGAATCACCGCCACCAGTATCAGCACCGTGAACACATACGTGGTCAGGAACTTCTTAAGTATGTATTTGTCGAGGAGCTTCATCTACCTTCAATTATGAATTAGAAATTATAAATTATGAATTATGTGTTCGTTCAGCGACAGCCTCTAGTCATTCATAATTCAGCATTCATAATTCATAACTCTTACAATCGTGTCATTAATTTCTTTACCATCACATCTTTCCAGTCTCGGAAAGTTCCATCTATAATGCGTTGCCGGGCCTGCTTTACCAACCACAGGTAAAAAGTAAGGTTCTGGATGCTCGCTATCTGGCCGGCCAGGTACTCAGTGCTATGGATCAGGTGGCGCAGGTACGCTTTGGAGTAAAAGGTGCTCACGTAGCCGCCCAGCTCGGCATCAATCGGGCTGAAGTCGTCGGCCCATTTCTTGTTGCGGATGTTGATGATGCCCTGCGTGGTGAAAAGCATGCCGTTGCGGGCATTGCGGGTGGGCAGTACGCAATCGAACATATCCACGCCCAGTGCAATGTTCTCGAGGATGTTGGCTGGCGTGCCCACACCCATCAGGTAACGCGGCTTGTCCTTGGGAAGTATGTCGCACACCAGGTCCGTCATCTCATACATCATCTCGGCTGGCTCACCCACCGATAAACCACCAATGGCATTGCCCTCGCGGCCAAAGCTGGCAATGGTATCCGCAGACTGCACGCGCAGGTCTTTGTAGGTGCTGCCCTGCACAATCGGGAAGAGGGTTTGGCTGTAGCCATACTTGGGCTCGGTGCTGTCGAAGCGGTCGACGCAGCGCTGCAGCCAGCGGTGCGTGCGCTCCATGGAATTGCGGGCATAGCCGTAATCGCACGGGTAAGGAGTGCACTCATCAAAGGCCATGATAATGTCGGCACCAATGATGCGCTGCGTGTCCATCACGTTCTCGGGGGTAAAATCAAGCGAAGAGCCGTCGATGTGAGATCGAAACTTAACGCCCTCTTCCTTGATCTTGCGGGTGCCGGCCAGCGAGAAAACCTGGTAGCCGCCGCTATCAGTGAGCAGGGGGCGGTCCCAGCCGTTGAACTTGTGCAGGCCGCCTGCCTGCTCCAGCACATCAAGGCCCGGGCGCAAGTATAAATGGTAGGTGTTGCCAAGTATAATTTCGGCTTTTATGTCTTCTTTCAGCTCGCGCTGGTGCACGGCCTTCACGGTGCCTGCTGTGCCTACGGGCATAAAGATCGGTGTCTCGATGGTGCCGTGGTCAGTTTGGATTACACCGGCGCGTGCTTTTGATTGCGCGTCTGTCGCTACTAAGTTAAACTGCATGGTTGTATCGGTGCTGGCGCCTTGTCTTGCAAAAGCAATGCGCAAAGCCAGCCTGCCCAAGGGCTTCTATTTCTTTAAGTTCCGGTAATTTTATCAACCGGCAAAGATACAAACTACCGCTGCACAAACCATAGCCCACTTTAAAATTAGAACCCGTTTCGGAAATGCCCATACTTTGCCTACTTTTGAAGAAGAATGGTGCGGGGAAACACGAATCACTCTGCCATCAATCCTGATCCGTCATTCTTAATTCGTAATTCATACTTGATCACTCTTATACTTCTCGGAGCACTGGCCCTCTGTGTGCTGGTGCAGCTATGGTTTGTTTTATTCAGGTTTCTGCCGCTCTCCAAGCACCAGGACCCGGAGCCGGATGTGCAGCGGCCGGTGTCGGTGATTGTGGCGGCCCACGACGAGCTGGAGAACCTGGTGGAGTTGCTGCCGCAGCTGCTGGACCAGGACTACCCCGAGTTTGAAGTGCTGCTGGTGAATGACCGCTCCGAAGACGACACCGAGTTCTACACCTTTGAGCTGGAGCGGCAGTTTCCGAACTTCCGGGTGGTGACCATCAAGAAAACGCCCGATTACCTGAACCCGAAGAAGTACGCGCTCGCGCTCGGCATTCGCGCGGCTAAGTACGAGCACCTGCTTTTTACCGATGCCGACTGCCGCCCCTGCAGCAAAAACTGGATACAAAAGATGCAAAGCGGCTACAGCACGGGAGCCGAAGTGGTACTGGGCTATGCTCCGTATGCACAATTAAAAGGATTTCTGAATCGCCTGATCCGATATGAAACCTTGCTGACCGGAATCCAGTATTTGTCTCAGGCAAACCGGGGTCGGGCCTACATGGGCGTGGGCCGAAACTTATCGTACACCAAAGCGTGTTTCTTTAAGAACAAAGGCTTTGCTTCACATATCAAGCAAATGGGCGGCGACGATGACCTCTTTGTCCGCGATGCCGCCCGAAATAGTAAAGTTAGTGTTGTTATCGACAAGGAAGCACAGACGCTCAGCGTGCCCAAAAACAATTACCGGGAATGGGTTGTTCAAAAGCGTAGGCACCTGTCGGTTGGGGGCCAGTACAAAGCAGCGGACAGAAGAAGAATCGGAGTATTTGTTGTATCGAACATACTTTTTTACCTACTTTTCGTTATTCTTGTGGTTTCAAATAGCCATTTCGCTATATTAAGCGTATTGGTTATAGTCCGTTACCTGGCAGTATTTCCTGTTTACCTTGCGGTGGCCCGCAGACTGGATGATGAAATTCCCTTGTTGCTGATGCCTGTGCTGGATGTGGTTTACTTTGTAAACTACCTGTTCCTTGGGATATCTGTGTTACTGTATAAAAAATTCAGATGGAAGTAAATAAGCAATTCTCTGCTAAAGCTAAGCATGACTTTAAGTTAATTCAGGCGGCAGTTGAAGAAAAAGATGAGAAGGCGTATGCCGAGCTCATGAGTATCTACAAAAAGCCGGTTTACCACGTGGTGCTGAAAATGGTGCGAAACGCCGACGACGCAGAGGACCTCACCATAGAGGCTTTCGCAAAGGCCTTCCGCAACCTGCACAAGTTCAACCCCGAGTACGCTTTCAGTACCTGGTTGTTCCGCATCGCCACCAACAACTGCATCGACTTTATCCGCAAGAACAGGATAAAGACCATGAGCATCGACTCGGCGATCAAAATCGACAACGGCGATGAGATCACGATCGATTTCAAGGACAAGAACCTGAACCCGCAGGAAGAGGCGATCAAAAACCAGAAAATCGAAATCATGCAGTACGTGGTGGCCAAGCTACCCGAAAAATACCAGCGCCTGGTTACACTGCGCTACTTTAACGAGCTGAGCTACGAGGAGATCGCCACTGAGCTGAATGCGCCGCTTGGCACTGTGAAAGCCCAGTTGCACCGCGCCCGCGAGTTGCTCTACGACATGGTGAAAAACAAAAAGCACCTCATTTAAGCGAATAAATTAAGGTTAATATATTGATTACGTTGAAAGCCCCTGTTGCCTTGTGCAGCCGGGGCTTTTTACTTTCAAGTTATTTCCATACTTGTTTCGTACTTTTGTTTTGAGACACAAGTAGCAAGACACACGACCTGTACTTGTGCAAGTATACCGATGATGCCCACTACTATCGATATCATACTTTCAAG
Above is a window of Pontibacter akesuensis DNA encoding:
- a CDS encoding DMT family transporter; translated protein: MPRLKNYLELHFVIFLWGFTAILGKLISIPAVELVALRTFITALALGAIIYQRGTPFWMGRAMALKILGVGFIIAAHWILFFAAARVSSVSICLVGMATASLWTAFLEPLVSKSKVKPHEILLALLIILGLYIIFQHETSFDSILGISMAVGSAFLASIFTIINANLVKKIPSTTITCYEMAGACLGTVLFLPIYEAYFAADGTLNFGLEMMDWVYLMVLTLACTVYAYTAGVRLMQLFSAYTMNLTVNLEPVYGIILALIIFPETEKLSSGFYLGASVILLSVFIYPVLDSIDKRRKRKLKQAFPDSVVSRKD
- a CDS encoding LptF/LptG family permease: MKLLDKYILKKFLTTYVFTVLILVAVILVIDFTEKNDDFIKTNPSIKEIIFDYYLNLIPFWANTLSPITVFIATVFVTAKLASHTEIVAILSSGVSFRRLLVPYIMGATLIAATIFVLIGWVIPNANKESVAFQVKYIKSPFTYDSRNIHIKIGPETYVYMESYNVNAHVGYNFAMENVEGTILKQKLSTNSISWNAEKEKWHIDRYTLRTFNGEKETIYKGENLDTTLNLRPKDFESTYKLEQTLTLPQLNDYIQEKRDRGADDIEIYLIEKYERFSYPFAIIILTIIGVIVSARKARGGVGFQIALGFLLAFIFIVFVITSRSLAQVGDIAPQIAAWIPSVIFTGIGLLLYRYVPR
- a CDS encoding glycosyltransferase, producing MITLILLGALALCVLVQLWFVLFRFLPLSKHQDPEPDVQRPVSVIVAAHDELENLVELLPQLLDQDYPEFEVLLVNDRSEDDTEFYTFELERQFPNFRVVTIKKTPDYLNPKKYALALGIRAAKYEHLLFTDADCRPCSKNWIQKMQSGYSTGAEVVLGYAPYAQLKGFLNRLIRYETLLTGIQYLSQANRGRAYMGVGRNLSYTKACFFKNKGFASHIKQMGGDDDLFVRDAARNSKVSVVIDKEAQTLSVPKNNYREWVVQKRRHLSVGGQYKAADRRRIGVFVVSNILFYLLFVILVVSNSHFAILSVLVIVRYLAVFPVYLAVARRLDDEIPLLLMPVLDVVYFVNYLFLGISVLLYKKFRWK
- a CDS encoding RNA polymerase sigma factor, which gives rise to MEVNKQFSAKAKHDFKLIQAAVEEKDEKAYAELMSIYKKPVYHVVLKMVRNADDAEDLTIEAFAKAFRNLHKFNPEYAFSTWLFRIATNNCIDFIRKNRIKTMSIDSAIKIDNGDEITIDFKDKNLNPQEEAIKNQKIEIMQYVVAKLPEKYQRLVTLRYFNELSYEEIATELNAPLGTVKAQLHRARELLYDMVKNKKHLI
- the tgt gene encoding tRNA guanosine(34) transglycosylase Tgt — its product is MQFNLVATDAQSKARAGVIQTDHGTIETPIFMPVGTAGTVKAVHQRELKEDIKAEIILGNTYHLYLRPGLDVLEQAGGLHKFNGWDRPLLTDSGGYQVFSLAGTRKIKEEGVKFRSHIDGSSLDFTPENVMDTQRIIGADIIMAFDECTPYPCDYGYARNSMERTHRWLQRCVDRFDSTEPKYGYSQTLFPIVQGSTYKDLRVQSADTIASFGREGNAIGGLSVGEPAEMMYEMTDLVCDILPKDKPRYLMGVGTPANILENIALGVDMFDCVLPTRNARNGMLFTTQGIINIRNKKWADDFSPIDAELGGYVSTFYSKAYLRHLIHSTEYLAGQIASIQNLTFYLWLVKQARQRIIDGTFRDWKDVMVKKLMTRL